The Aedes albopictus strain Foshan chromosome 2, AalbF5, whole genome shotgun sequence region GAAGAGAGCACCGGACCGCTGGATAAGTTTGAAATGCCACCAATCGGGAGACGAGAGGAAGTGGCGCCGAGTTGTTCGCCTTCGAAAAGAAGTAGGTGATTGAGGGTGATAAGGGCAGATGTTTGGCCAAAATTGGACGAATGTTTGCCATGTGTGATGATCCATTCACGTATGAAATGCGTTTCTTTCTAGTAATTGTACTCGCTTATAGTGTTTACGAAAATCTGTTATATAATttgtataatatataataaatcgTGAATGCCACTGTTTACTGGCCGCCTATTGCTATTTTGGATTTGAAAACTCGTACGGAATTATCCGAACCGCCCGATAGAATGAATTTGGGATTCGACCAATCGCAGGCCAGTACCTTATCCTCGTGACCGATAAGCTCGAAAATGGGGGCCTTCGGGCTGCGATAATCCCACAGCTTGACATGGTTGTCATACGCACCGGACACGAACAGGTACTCATTGGTGGTGCTCCAGCGTACCGCTTGGACCCACTGTGTGTGACCGAGATAGGTGTTCTTCACGATGGTTCCCTCTGTAAGTTGAACGATAACCGATGAAAAGGGCTTTAACGAAAAGTTCTTATAACAAGAAATCGGGGACACAGCAACACCACTGTCCACTCATCGTTGTGGAAAGTCTTgttgtcaaaatttcaaaatatcccGCACTGATTCTGCTGAAAATTCTCCTTTGAATTCTCTTTATTGCTCAGAATATCTATTAGAAGTTTTTTAAAGGAACTAGTGTCACGAAAGACGGAGACAtcttcgagatggtggaggaattcttcttTCTATACGGATGACAACAATGTGGGCCGTGCAATACGAtggccaaggatgggaacactcacttgcaaagagttacactcacttgctattttctcagctcagaagcgtgcaatcaaaaaacaatgtatgggcgacttttgccttgtggttttatctacaagtttgccgaatagagtaggggtcgcacacgcataccaaagtcgtgacagagttgcgaaggcaactctccacaaggtgaatgtaaattacactcacctcgtggagaatcgctttcacagctctgttacgAATTTgttcgacccctactctatttgggaaacttttagataaaaccacaaggcagaagtcgtccatacattgttttttgattgcacgcttctgggctgagaaaatagcaagtgagtgtaattctttgcaagtgagtgttcccatccctgacgaTGGCACATAATCAAAGGAagttcagaagaaactgcgatagAAAAATGGTTATACTTACGGTTCGATTTCGGATCGTACAATCTCAGGTTTTTATCCGGTGACGCCGCGATGATCAGGCCGTTCAGATGGGAATAGCTCACGTCGAAGAACGATTTGTGACCGCAGATTTCCGACTTAATTCCGCTAAGCGCTAAATCCCAGATTTTAATCGTATGATCCCACGATGACGTGACGAGCGTATTATCGTCAATCCACTGCACACCGGAAATGCATTCTCGATGGCCAGCCAGCGTCAAAATAGGAGTTCTGGCCTTTTCTGGATCGAGTTTCTGTCGCTTGCTGGTGGAAGGCTGCTGCGAATCTCCGTCGCTGTGGACGTCCGTCGACCAAACTTTAAGCATGGTGTCCCAGCTTCCTGTGGCCATTCGCGTTTTGCTCCGATTCGCCGCAATGCAATCCACTCCGCGTTCGTGTCCTTTGCAAACCTGAACACATTCCACGGAGTTTGCCTTGACGTTCCATTCCCAAAGCATTACTGTTTGATCTTGCGATGCACTGGCGAATACACCCTTTTCCTCATCCAGCGAGATCCATGTTACCCCTTTTACTGGAGCAATGTGACCCGGGATTGTCAGCTTATGCTTTCCCTTAGTGGTCCAGATGTTCAAGGTGTTGTCGTAACATCCAGTCAAGATCCAGTTATCTTTGGCTTCCACCGCAGAAACCCAATCGTCGTGTAGCAGGCAATCTTGCGGTTCCGGTGCCGGGTACCGTTCCACATATTCCAGCTCAACCGTGTCTTCGAACGATATTTCCCGCTCCTTCAGGTGCTGTCCCAGTGGAATCTTTACAAACTCTCCATTCAACAGGAAATCAAACTCCACCTTGCCGGCTTCTGAATTACCAGAGTCCTTCAAAAGCGTATTGATCAATACGTTTAGTTCCTTGTTGCTTACATTGGCCCGGATCGAGTACGGAACATCCGGAACGGCGAATCTGCAAAGAAAAACACGCTTTTAACCTCTGAGTGGGGACACTCACCACCGGTTCGGCCGCGGGGTACTCACTGTTTCTGCTTGGTGTGGAGGTGCAACTGCAGTTGCCCCTCGGATTTTCCGGTGATTTTAAGAGACATTCTTATCGTACAGCACAGTTGGTGCTTGTTTCGGAGCACTACCGATCGGATTCAACTGGATTGTCGGTAAATTTACACGGAAAACACCTTAAAAATTCAATCCGCGCTTCGACAGAGAACGACCACGCGCGTGTGTAAAAATCGATCTTGTTTTGACAGTTGCTCTGTTTGTGGCCGCGCGGTGCGGTGCGCGGTCACTCAATGCAGTGCTGCCGGTTTTGATGATTGTCGGATTTGTGAAATATTTCATGTGCGTCTTTTGAACGGTGTAATGACGTAATGATATTCGACAACGATTTCCCATTAGGGCCGAACTGACCTGATCGATTTGTTTTCGTCGATTGTCTCTCACTATCAGGggtagcgacactagttttgccaaaagccaaaaaggctgaaaaagcccAAAAAGTTGCCCAAAAGTTTTACGGGTTTTACCGAGTTTGGTAAAACTAGTGTTGCTCCCCCTGATCACCGTACTGGActagacacagaaaatttaatggttttctttggtacatcgaggtctttaAATTCTTGATTGAGTTTAAGTTGTTGGAGTAATGTAGTGTCAGCCCACTGTAGTAATGATGACATCTGAGTGAgtgtttgtttgtctgtgtattGTAAAAAACTGACGAAGCATAATTGCTAATGTATTGAATGTTTACTTGACCATGTATGTTTGTTATTCAGTCCGTACTAGTATGTTGACCCAAATAGATGTTAAGAGCAGCGCAATCAGAGTTTATCTTTTTCGCCATATCACACAAATCCCGGGACGTGTAATGTTAAGTCGGTAATTCGATTAGTCCACCGTGTCCACTGTGCCTCTAAATCCCATCAtaaataagggcgaaactaacatgatcaatttctcttcatcgatcctctcttcttcaaatcaaagtgacaagatgcaagtaaagTTGCACTTTTTGGCTATAAAACGCTAGGTTTGGTTACGAACTTGCGTCCAAACGTAAAAAAGTTCAATCAAACTtgcaatttgaagaagagagtcgatgaagagaaatcgatcatgttactttcgcccttatttcaactcaatctagaattagtCTATGCtattacagtcgactctctacatctcgatgttGAAGGGACagagatagggagagattgaaatgcagaacaaatttgtaatgcacactagattgaaaagatctctgtaactaggaaaaaccgtcaacaaacagatgtcacttcgctttCCCAGAATGTTTGCACCCACGAAACCAGATCTAGCAACCTGCGAatatgggcatatcgacatatggagagaaaatctagaacaaaatcgAACGAgacgcatcgagatagggagatatcgagataaagagatatcgacatacagagaggtaaaatgtacgcagattgaagggaccgatcaaaccatcgagatagggagagatatcgagatgtagaacatcgacatgtggataGTCGACTGTATCCCTTTCTGCACAGAAATGGAGCAAAAGGCGTGGGTTTAATGATTATTTACTTAACTAGctaacccgacgtggctagccatgtTTTCACAATCCCGAGAATAATGACGATGGCTTAAAAATGTTATTATGCATTTTTTGCTTATCTACAACTTCATTCAGAAACCATATATATTCCTCTGAAGTGTTCTAGAATTTCATTCTTCTTAATCTCTTTGCAATGTAAGGCTCCGGAAACTTCTCCGAATTCTAAacagaaagtttttaaatatgctattatttgtgaaaaatactcgaacatgtatgttattggtttgatgCCCACGATGCCTAATTTTTTAGAATTAGAAACAGAAAGCTTCTAAAGAATCCATTATTTATCgaaaatagaccattcccgtctgacctaaccccacttttttgcatttttcttcgaaagagaATTCAATTTTATGATCATTgccgtttttaaattttttttatatgtattcctgattttcatacaattttttgaaaactcgaAAATTCTCTCcaatttgatataaaaatcgccGTGCGAAGTAGTGTGCACACCCCTGGTCTGTGGAGATGTTTTTGAGTGTGGAGATTATGCTTCCAACCCTGTCGGCAACCTGACATGTTTACATGTGAAATGTCAAACCCGCTGCAGCTCCATTGGATTGCGCGATACTCGCCTCCGGAGGATTTTTTATCGACGATTCCGGtgcatcaaaagaaaaacaagcACGGTTGCCGATTCCGTCTACCCCCATTGGTGTGAACACTTCTAATCTAAACACGGACTTTCGCTAATCACATCTAAATAAAAGGACGCCTCATCGAACATGAATGTCAACATCCTGGATGCATATACACCACAGCTCAGGCAACAGCGGAAGTACTGGCAGGCCCTAGGACAGGCCGGAATATAGAAACCTATTGAGATTCGGAACTGGCAAATGCTGAGTGGCAGCAGCAGCGAAACAACTACGATCCCGAGGGAGAAAAGGACGAGGATCATATACTCCCCCGATTACGAAAAAGATACGAGGAGGAGGAATTTGTAAGTATATTAAATATACTTACATtactttattttatttacatGAACCGTTTACTCACATTCTATGATCTTCCCAGAACGCCACTGAGGATGATTTCACAATGATTTAAATGTCGCACCCGGTCCCAGCGGTCTTAACATCTCTATTATCAATCGTCGCAGTTCGATGCCGACGGCAGCGTCAGGCGTATAACTATTGGGGAAGTTTCCGGAATGCTTTCTCCTTGTGGACGCCTTCCATATCCCCACAGTAGCAGTAAGCGTTAAATCGTCCCCCGCTGCGTATCAGTTTGGTTACACCGCTAATCGAGTCACGGTACATACAAATTTTGGGGTTTTCAGTGGACCGCCGATTCCGGAGGAGCACGAAGCCAATGAAATCCTATCGGTATCGATTCGACAGCCCAAGGGTATCAGAGACAGAGTAGCAGTCAGAGTCGAAAACGTCTGCACATTCCACCAATCCGACATCAATTTTCGGTCAGAGTTTTCCTCTGCAGATGCAGCAGAAGCAGCTGCAGGAAGAAAAAAGTACTGAGGAGCGCGCTGCCGTGTCGgcgtgtccataaactacgtagacttgaaGGGGAcggaggggtctggccaaagtctacgatccatacaaatttcgaaaattttgtatgaacgataGTCGAGGGAggatctgagattgcc contains the following coding sequences:
- the LOC109429707 gene encoding ribosome biogenesis protein WDR12 homolog, giving the protein MSLKITGKSEGQLQLHLHTKQKQFAVPDVPYSIRANVSNKELNVLINTLLKDSGNSEAGKVEFDFLLNGEFVKIPLGQHLKEREISFEDTVELEYVERYPAPEPQDCLLHDDWVSAVEAKDNWILTGCYDNTLNIWTTKGKHKLTIPGHIAPVKGVTWISLDEEKGVFASASQDQTVMLWEWNVKANSVECVQVCKGHERGVDCIAANRSKTRMATGSWDTMLKVWSTDVHSDGDSQQPSTSKRQKLDPEKARTPILTLAGHRECISGVQWIDDNTLVTSSWDHTIKIWDLALSGIKSEICGHKSFFDVSYSHLNGLIIAASPDKNLRLYDPKSNQGTIVKNTYLGHTQWVQAVRWSTTNEYLFVSGAYDNHVKLWDYRSPKAPIFELIGHEDKVLACDWSNPKFILSGGSDNSVRVFKSKIAIGGQ